ACAAGACATCGCAGTTGACCGTCAAATACGCGGGTGATGTTAATCCTCTACTGCCCGGTTCAGTGTGTGTGCTGCCACACAATTGTAAAGCGAAGATCGACACCTCCTCAAGTGTGCCATGCATGGTGAAAAGTAGAATGGGAAGCGGGGAGAATGAAGGGGACCCGGTTGCGAAGTTGCTTGAATCGGCAGGGGAAGCGTATGGTAGTGAGTTGAAGCTCGCGCTTGCAGGAGGACAGAAGAAGGGTATGGATGAATTCCAGGACATCGTGCAGGTGGTTTCAGGCAGCGGAGGCACTGTATGCTCTGTCATGGAGACTGGAGCGATTGCTACTGGGAAACTCTTGCGAAAAGGCGATGATGTTTCTCTTGTGAGCTCTGACGAATTCGTCGCTTCACTCTATGCGTGGATAGGACGATCCAGGAAGACATCACAGACGAGTTGACCGGATTCGTATCCGAGCTACCGACAATTCGAGAAAGAAGATATTGTTATGGATATGCACTGGAGGTCACGTGGATGAGACGTTGAATGTCCTTGTCGTGGATGATGAGGCGATTCTCCGAAATCTTCTCGACAAGATCCTGAAGAGGGAAGGTTATAGTGTGTTTCTGGCACAATCAGCAATGGAAGCGCTTCAGACTCTGAGCGACAACAAGATCGATATTGTGCTTTCTGATGTGAAGATGCCGGAAATGGATGGTTTTGCGCTGCTTAGGAAAATCAAAGAGGAGCATCCCGGGGTTGGCACTATTATGATGACCGGATACGAAGATGCGTTTTCGGTCAAGGACGCATTGCTGCTCGGCGCCGAT
The genomic region above belongs to Candidatus Zixiibacteriota bacterium and contains:
- a CDS encoding response regulator, with amino-acid sequence MDETLNVLVVDDEAILRNLLDKILKREGYSVFLAQSAMEALQTLSDNKIDIVLSDVKMPEMDGFALLRKIKEEHPGVGTIMMTGYEDAFSVKDALLLGADDYITKPFKSIEVSMIIERAYWRSLANKRKAESTLRQ